TTACAAAAAATCCCTGGAACAAAAATTATATCCCCGGAGGTTCCTCCGGCGGCAGCGCTGTGGCTGTATCCGCGGGTTTATCTGCGCTGGCGCTCGGTTCGGATACCGGCGGCAGTATACGCCAGCCGGCCAGCTGCTGCGGTGTTGTCGGCCTCAAGCCGACGTATGGCAGTGTTTCACGCTACGGGTTGATTGCGTTCGGGTCATCACTTGACCAGATAGGCACATTTTCAAAATGTGTCGCTGACTCTGCGTTATTACTGCAGGTAATTTCCGGTTACGACAGAAAAGATTCAACTTCGGCAAATATTTCTGTGCCTGATTATACAGAATTGATAAATTCAAGGAAAGATTTGAAGGGTTTGAAAATCGGCCTTCCTAAGGAATATTTTATTTCAGGCATTGATCAGGATGTCAGCAAAGCAATGAAGGATGCAATCAAAGCGCTGGAAAAACTTGGGGCTGTAATATTGGATATATCTCTTCCTCATACGGAATATGCTGTAGCGGTTTACTATATTTTAGCGCCTTCCGAAGCCAGCGCAAACCTTGCGAGATTCGACAGCGTAAAATACGGTTATCGCGAACAGAATACTTCAGGGCTTCTGGAAACGTATAAAAAATCCAGGGGAAAAGGTTTTGGCAGCGAAGTAAAACGGCGGATAATGCTCGGAACTTACGCTTTATCAGCGGGTTATTATGACGCCTACTACGGCAAAGCGCAAAAAGTAAGGACCTTGATTAAAAGAGATTTTGAAGAAGCCTTTAAAAAAGTTGACGCAATCGTAACTCCTACGGCGCCTTCAGCGGCATTCAAAATCGGTGAAAGAACAGATGACCCGTTACAAATGTATTTATCCGATATATTCACTATTCCGTGCAATTTGGCAGGTTTGCCGGGTATATCTATACCGTGCGGTTTTAC
This region of Elusimicrobiota bacterium genomic DNA includes:
- the gatA gene encoding Asp-tRNA(Asn)/Glu-tRNA(Gln) amidotransferase subunit GatA; translation: MHHKKTVSELINSIKDKNVSVQEITEFFLGRIKQNDSHLTAFMEVFEEDALLKAKEIDKKIKSGQKVGLLAGLPIAIKDNMCIKGKKTTCSSKILENYISPYNATVIEKLEQEDAVIIGKTNMDEFAMGSSTENSAYKVTKNPWNKNYIPGGSSGGSAVAVSAGLSALALGSDTGGSIRQPASCCGVVGLKPTYGSVSRYGLIAFGSSLDQIGTFSKCVADSALLLQVISGYDRKDSTSANISVPDYTELINSRKDLKGLKIGLPKEYFISGIDQDVSKAMKDAIKALEKLGAVILDISLPHTEYAVAVYYILAPSEASANLARFDSVKYGYREQNTSGLLETYKKSRGKGFGSEVKRRIMLGTYALSAGYYDAYYGKAQKVRTLIKRDFEEAFKKVDAIVTPTAPSAAFKIGERTDDPLQMYLSDIFTIPCNLAGLPGISIPCGFTKDNLPVGLQILGRHFDEKTILEIGHNYEQSTDWHLKYPGV